A part of Methanomassiliicoccales archaeon genomic DNA contains:
- a CDS encoding prenyltransferase, whose product MENSSLQYGQAKGVWEKARNIFRISYTLVFVFAALAGVAFAWTEVQEWTIGVLIIVDVFFLALFVNISNDYFDHKSGADKNRWTKYDAKLEKELKEMFNEKFYWSGNAFDRGIVTDRTGQIIIATLGVIAVLIAIPIVIYGGWIVVLMGGIAFFLSYYYTAPPLNLGARGFGELDVFLSFTFLALFPYIVLVGDVSLEAVVLAVTVGIVVMLLRVVDQMFGYEAHKEAGEKDFSVRFGLEGASKVVLYCLTVMYALDLALVLFFGVGYAILFLTIPLAIGMSKIFANREDRFRWLRPIPLMLKTAMGQMLLLTFSQLLMSWINELSWHPL is encoded by the coding sequence ATGGAGAACAGCTCACTTCAATACGGTCAGGCAAAGGGCGTATGGGAGAAGGCGAGGAACATCTTCCGCATCAGTTATACATTGGTGTTCGTCTTTGCGGCATTGGCCGGGGTGGCCTTTGCATGGACCGAGGTCCAAGAATGGACGATCGGCGTTCTGATAATCGTTGATGTATTCTTCCTAGCACTGTTCGTCAACATTTCCAATGATTATTTCGATCATAAGAGCGGGGCCGATAAGAACCGATGGACGAAATATGATGCAAAGCTCGAGAAAGAGCTCAAGGAGATGTTCAATGAGAAGTTCTACTGGTCTGGTAACGCCTTCGACAGAGGGATCGTCACGGACCGGACAGGGCAGATAATAATCGCCACATTGGGCGTCATAGCGGTACTTATTGCAATACCCATCGTCATATATGGTGGTTGGATAGTCGTCCTCATGGGCGGGATAGCGTTCTTCCTGAGCTACTACTACACCGCACCGCCTCTCAACCTGGGAGCCCGCGGCTTTGGTGAGCTGGATGTCTTCCTTTCGTTCACTTTCTTGGCCTTGTTCCCCTACATTGTATTGGTTGGGGATGTATCCCTAGAGGCCGTGGTCCTTGCTGTAACGGTCGGCATCGTCGTGATGCTCTTACGGGTCGTGGACCAGATGTTCGGGTATGAGGCACATAAGGAAGCAGGTGAAAAGGATTTCAGCGTCAGGTTCGGCCTGGAAGGGGCCTCAAAGGTCGTTCTATATTGCCTCACGGTCATGTATGCACTGGACCTTGCGCTGGTGCTCTTCTTCGGGGTCGGATATGCGATATTGTTCTTGACGATACCATTGGCCATAGGGATGTCAAAGATCTTCGCTAACAGAGAGGACAGGTTCAGGTGGCTGAGGCCTATCCCCTTGATGTTGAAGACCGCGATGGGACAGATGCTGCTCCTGACATTCTCTCAGCTATTGATGTCGTGGATCAACGAACTGTCTTGGCACCCTCTATGA
- a CDS encoding diaminopimelate epimerase, which produces MRFWKYHGLGNDFVLVENFDGKVSKDPAFVRATCDRRFGIGADGVLYIEKDPRADARMVVMNSDGSEAEMCGNGIRCVAKHLYDSGTVKSKKMVIATLAGLKKVECDLKDGRVSTVKVDMGAPRFECKDIPMACDGRYIDCAIDVEGLNVRGTAVSMGNPHFVIFQDLSDEVVATLGPKIEKHPMFPRRTNVEFVKSENGILKVKVYERGAAWTMACGTGACAVVTAAAVLGKAPFDKEVEVALPGGSLWITVRSDLGGVLMRGPATLVYHGETI; this is translated from the coding sequence TTGAGGTTCTGGAAGTACCATGGCCTGGGCAATGACTTCGTTCTGGTGGAGAACTTTGACGGCAAGGTCTCAAAGGACCCTGCTTTCGTCAGGGCCACCTGTGACCGCAGATTCGGCATAGGGGCCGATGGCGTTCTATACATCGAGAAGGACCCGAGGGCGGACGCCCGCATGGTGGTGATGAACTCGGATGGCAGCGAGGCGGAGATGTGCGGCAATGGGATAAGATGTGTTGCCAAGCATCTTTACGATAGTGGGACCGTGAAGAGCAAAAAGATGGTGATAGCAACGCTGGCAGGCCTCAAAAAGGTCGAATGCGACCTGAAGGACGGGAGGGTCAGCACCGTCAAAGTGGATATGGGGGCGCCGAGGTTTGAATGCAAGGACATCCCGATGGCGTGCGATGGCCGGTATATCGATTGCGCGATCGACGTCGAAGGTCTCAACGTCCGAGGGACCGCGGTATCGATGGGCAACCCGCACTTCGTCATATTTCAAGACCTGTCCGATGAGGTCGTCGCTACTTTGGGCCCCAAGATCGAAAAGCATCCGATGTTCCCCCGAAGGACGAACGTAGAATTCGTTAAATCAGAGAATGGGATACTGAAGGTCAAGGTCTATGAGCGGGGGGCGGCTTGGACCATGGCATGCGGCACGGGGGCGTGCGCGGTCGTGACCGCCGCGGCGGTCCTAGGGAAGGCGCCGTTCGACAAAGAGGTGGAGGTCGCACTTCCTGGAGGCAGCCTATGGATAACCGTGAGGTCGGACCTCGGGGGTGTGCTGATGAGAGGGCCTGCCACGCTCGTCTATCATGGTGAGACCATCTGA
- a CDS encoding radical SAM protein, whose product MANLISLSQYMYYARWFVSSLFGRKRPLVNTMIINFECNLRCKHCSIRGNQDALPGGMRLNYEEAVEEMRSGFEKGARILFFEGGEPTMWKDGGKTLEDLIEAGRSIGYFVTGYTTNGTNAIYTNSDVISVSLDGPKEVHDRIRCEGVFDKLMANLEKVDHPNIFANMVLMRENKDHLRETVEVVAKSKKINGIMLNFLTPPPNGQKLTLEEKRRLVAEAIALKREGLPILNSDRALKELLIEDYERKCRDWVSMFVLPDRSHHYGCPMRGTASCKECGFNAVREYSLITRGNVSAILQMSKRFAFSKE is encoded by the coding sequence ATGGCCAACCTGATCTCGCTCAGCCAGTACATGTATTATGCCAGATGGTTCGTCTCAAGCCTTTTTGGGAGGAAAAGACCTCTGGTAAATACCATGATCATCAATTTCGAGTGCAACCTCAGATGCAAACATTGCAGCATTCGAGGGAACCAGGATGCCCTTCCTGGGGGTATGAGGCTCAACTATGAAGAAGCGGTCGAAGAGATGAGGTCAGGATTCGAGAAAGGGGCCCGCATCCTTTTCTTCGAAGGCGGAGAGCCGACCATGTGGAAGGACGGTGGGAAGACCCTGGAGGACCTGATCGAGGCTGGGAGGTCCATAGGATATTTCGTGACGGGCTACACGACCAATGGCACCAATGCGATCTACACCAACAGCGATGTGATCTCGGTCTCCCTGGACGGGCCGAAAGAGGTCCATGACAGGATAAGATGTGAAGGTGTCTTCGACAAGCTGATGGCGAATTTGGAAAAGGTCGACCATCCAAACATATTCGCCAACATGGTCTTGATGAGGGAGAACAAGGACCATCTCAGAGAGACGGTGGAGGTCGTGGCCAAGAGCAAGAAGATAAATGGTATCATGTTGAACTTCCTCACCCCTCCTCCCAATGGACAAAAGCTCACCCTTGAAGAAAAGAGGCGATTGGTGGCCGAGGCCATCGCTTTGAAGAGGGAAGGTCTCCCTATCCTGAACTCGGACAGGGCCCTGAAGGAGCTGCTTATTGAGGACTATGAGAGGAAATGCAGGGACTGGGTATCGATGTTCGTCCTTCCTGACCGCTCGCACCATTACGGCTGCCCCATGAGAGGTACGGCTTCCTGCAAGGAATGCGGTTTCAACGCCGTAAGGGAGTATTCCCTCATCACCAGAGGGAACGTGAGCGCGATATTGCAGATGTCCAAGCGCTTCGCGTTCTCAAAGGAGTGA
- a CDS encoding aminotransferase class I/II-fold pyridoxal phosphate-dependent enzyme codes for MPFDYATRLKKIPPYLFVEIEEKVKRKRQEGLDIIDFGIGDPDIPTPSPIVEEVKRQLDDPTNHRYPSSSGEPEVRRAVSAWYKRRFNVDVDPDGEVAILIGSKEGIANICRAFVNPGEKVLCPDPGYPVYSQGGTLLCDAVPVKVPLIPDKGFLPDLDALPSDARMLYLNYPNNPTGAVAPKDFLWKASTWCIETDTILAYDNAYSEMTFDDYVAPSILECCQGNGAIEFGSLSKTFNMTGFRIGYAVGDANLISGLRKVKSQIDSGAPMFIQKAMVRALEMYKGAEKPDIVKENIRVYEDRRNVLVKGLRSLGFKVDPPKGTFYLWLKVDGPSMKFADKLLNVGVVCTPGIGFGGFGEGYVRFATTQPTERIVEAIERMRKVL; via the coding sequence ATGCCGTTCGACTATGCGACTCGTCTGAAAAAGATACCGCCATACCTGTTCGTCGAGATCGAGGAGAAGGTGAAGAGAAAGCGCCAGGAGGGGCTTGACATCATCGATTTTGGTATAGGGGACCCGGACATCCCGACGCCTTCTCCTATAGTCGAAGAGGTCAAGAGACAGCTCGACGACCCTACGAACCATAGATATCCCTCGAGCAGCGGCGAACCTGAGGTGCGGAGAGCTGTCTCGGCCTGGTACAAAAGGCGCTTCAATGTGGATGTGGACCCGGACGGCGAGGTGGCGATATTGATCGGCAGCAAGGAGGGCATTGCCAACATCTGCAGGGCCTTCGTGAACCCAGGAGAGAAGGTGCTGTGCCCGGACCCTGGCTATCCGGTCTATTCCCAGGGAGGCACTCTTCTCTGCGACGCCGTGCCGGTCAAGGTGCCCCTTATACCGGACAAGGGTTTCCTTCCCGATCTGGATGCCCTTCCCTCGGACGCGAGGATGCTCTACCTCAACTATCCTAACAACCCCACCGGCGCGGTCGCCCCCAAGGACTTCCTTTGGAAGGCGTCCACCTGGTGTATCGAGACCGATACCATATTGGCATATGACAACGCCTATTCGGAGATGACCTTCGATGATTATGTTGCCCCTAGCATCCTTGAGTGCTGCCAGGGGAATGGAGCGATCGAGTTTGGCTCTTTGTCGAAGACCTTCAACATGACGGGATTCCGCATAGGTTATGCGGTGGGCGACGCCAACCTCATCTCTGGACTTCGAAAGGTGAAATCCCAGATCGATTCCGGGGCGCCGATGTTCATACAGAAGGCAATGGTCAGGGCACTGGAGATGTATAAGGGTGCGGAGAAGCCGGATATCGTCAAAGAGAACATAAGGGTATATGAGGACCGGCGCAATGTGCTGGTCAAAGGTCTGAGGAGCCTGGGGTTCAAGGTCGACCCTCCGAAAGGGACCTTTTACCTGTGGCTCAAGGTCGATGGGCCGTCGATGAAGTTTGCAGATAAATTGCTGAATGTAGGGGTGGTCTGTACTCCTGGGATAGGTTTCGGTGGATTCGGGGAGGGCTATGTAAGGTTCGCGACCACCCAGCCCACCGAAAGGATCGTCGAGGCCATAGAGAGGATGCGAAAAGTCCTTTGA
- a CDS encoding PAS domain-containing sensor histidine kinase has protein sequence MSTSDAPKIDDYAIQLCNRAAGLLVILDRERKVLVFGPGTSASLGYSAEEIEGEIFDRYVASENLEELIEKIHKAESDLKSAHYMDLGIIIKDGQTKIFQTLVFTLFGPGGEVHFGLRGQDITRYVDLHRSVELMNKKLSILGTATRHDVLNSLTGLFGYLELAECKSKEDQIKKYIQKAKISAETIKKQFEFTRDYQELGSKRPSWIDVGESIRSAYASISEPRIKIDADVSGLRVFADPMIEKVFFNLIDNVHRHSGANIIKVRFEDKGQEGVLLFEDDGKGIPAEEKDLIFTRGYGRNSGLGLYLVREVLDITGISIKENGEPGKGARFVITVPKGKYEVK, from the coding sequence ATGAGCACCTCGGACGCTCCAAAGATTGACGATTACGCGATCCAGTTATGCAACCGGGCAGCCGGTTTACTCGTCATTCTCGACCGGGAAAGAAAGGTCCTGGTGTTCGGACCAGGTACCAGTGCCTCCTTGGGGTATTCTGCTGAAGAGATAGAGGGGGAGATATTCGATCGATATGTGGCCAGTGAAAACCTTGAGGAGCTCATTGAGAAAATACATAAGGCCGAGTCTGACTTGAAGTCTGCACATTATATGGACCTCGGTATTATCATCAAGGACGGACAAACAAAGATCTTCCAGACGTTGGTGTTCACCCTTTTCGGTCCTGGCGGTGAGGTGCATTTTGGCTTGAGGGGGCAGGACATCACCCGCTACGTGGACCTGCACCGGTCCGTAGAGCTGATGAACAAGAAGCTGTCGATCCTCGGCACGGCGACCAGGCATGATGTGCTCAACTCTTTGACGGGCCTTTTCGGGTATCTTGAGCTGGCAGAATGCAAATCAAAGGAAGACCAGATCAAGAAATATATCCAGAAGGCAAAAATTTCTGCAGAGACCATAAAAAAACAGTTCGAGTTCACGAGGGATTACCAGGAGCTTGGTTCTAAAAGACCATCTTGGATAGATGTTGGCGAGAGCATAAGGTCCGCCTATGCGTCCATCAGTGAGCCGAGGATCAAGATCGACGCTGATGTTTCTGGGCTTAGGGTCTTCGCGGACCCGATGATCGAAAAGGTATTCTTCAACCTCATCGACAACGTACATAGACATTCTGGGGCCAATATCATCAAGGTGAGGTTCGAGGACAAAGGACAAGAAGGCGTCCTGCTCTTTGAGGACGATGGGAAAGGGATACCCGCCGAAGAGAAGGACCTGATATTCACAAGAGGTTATGGTAGGAACAGCGGCCTTGGGCTTTATCTGGTCCGAGAGGTGCTCGACATCACGGGGATCTCAATAAAAGAAAATGGTGAGCCTGGAAAAGGGGCCAGGTTCGTGATCACCGTTCCAAAGGGAAAATATGAGGTAAAGTGA
- a CDS encoding phosphoglycerate kinase produces the protein MKEFNTLDDFDLNGKTVILRVDINCPLKQGSLEIEDDNRIKQIMPTLRELAEKGSKVVIIAHQGRPGEWDFCPLDRHAELLGKHLGRKVGYIDDLYGERAISAIRSMRPGDVIVLKNVRELSCEQEKRSMEEHAREEMVQKLAAEADLYVSDAFGAAHRAQCSLIGFQAVLPSAAGRLMEKELTALGNVFNDPRRPCLFVLGGSKFSDSIKVIDRVLTKRIADQVILVGLSANAFLKARGVDLGKVSEEVLMREFTAENLEAAKRLLREKGERILLPLDVGVDDDGKRRDLMVGDLPSDRQILDIGPLSVEKFKKVISNAGTVFMSGPAGVFEREEFSLGTRELMMAAVTSSAFTVIGGGHTVAASEKFGLYDRFSYVSTGGGALETYLLGKALPVVEALKYAYNRNKK, from the coding sequence ATGAAGGAGTTCAACACGCTGGATGATTTCGACCTGAACGGAAAGACCGTCATTCTAAGAGTGGACATCAATTGCCCTCTGAAGCAAGGTTCCCTCGAGATCGAGGACGATAACAGGATCAAACAGATCATGCCCACGCTCCGCGAGCTCGCGGAAAAAGGTTCAAAGGTCGTGATCATCGCTCATCAAGGACGTCCAGGTGAATGGGACTTCTGTCCGCTGGACAGGCATGCGGAGCTGCTCGGCAAACACCTTGGCAGAAAGGTAGGCTATATCGATGACCTTTATGGGGAGAGGGCCATCTCTGCCATAAGGTCTATGAGGCCTGGTGACGTGATCGTCCTGAAGAATGTCAGGGAGCTTTCTTGTGAGCAGGAAAAGCGCTCAATGGAAGAACACGCGAGAGAGGAGATGGTGCAGAAGCTCGCCGCAGAGGCAGACCTGTATGTTTCCGACGCGTTCGGTGCAGCCCACCGCGCGCAGTGCTCCCTCATCGGTTTCCAGGCAGTGCTACCATCGGCCGCAGGGCGTCTGATGGAAAAAGAACTGACAGCCCTAGGCAATGTTTTCAATGATCCGCGAAGGCCCTGCCTCTTCGTACTTGGGGGGTCGAAATTCTCAGACTCGATCAAGGTCATCGACCGCGTGCTGACCAAGCGCATCGCCGACCAGGTCATCCTTGTCGGCCTGAGCGCCAACGCGTTCCTGAAGGCCAGGGGGGTCGACCTGGGGAAGGTCAGCGAAGAGGTCCTGATGAGGGAGTTCACGGCCGAGAACCTTGAGGCGGCCAAAAGACTTCTAAGGGAGAAGGGGGAAAGAATCCTCTTACCATTGGACGTAGGCGTGGATGATGACGGAAAAAGGAGGGACCTGATGGTGGGGGACCTTCCAAGTGACCGACAGATACTCGACATAGGGCCGCTTTCGGTGGAGAAGTTCAAAAAGGTGATATCCAACGCAGGAACAGTGTTCATGTCAGGGCCTGCAGGGGTCTTCGAGAGGGAGGAATTCTCACTTGGAACAAGAGAGCTTATGATGGCGGCGGTCACCTCATCGGCGTTCACCGTCATAGGAGGAGGGCATACGGTCGCCGCCTCTGAGAAGTTCGGCCTTTATGACAGGTTCTCCTATGTGAGCACTGGCGGAGGGGCTTTGGAGACGTATCTTCTTGGTAAGGCCCTTCCTGTCGTCGAGGCCTTGAAGTACGCGTACAACAGGAATAAAAAATGA
- a CDS encoding NAD-dependent epimerase/dehydratase family protein, which translates to MKVLVTGASGFLGRYVVDELLREGHDVFGGVRATSNISHLKEKGVGLVPFDLVDKDIMSSAVKGMDAVIHLAAYYTFSGKKELYQRLNVDATKELARLCLENGISRLVYCSSTEAMGPVDGIADETAPLRPVYEYGRSKAMAEAALSELASKGLDHVVLRPSGIYGPHNVDDVSYWFITSYGRRLATKFIIGTGKNRIQFVHVADVARAFSQALSSKAAKGRTYIISEGRSYTYEEVYAILGEITGIPPPRLHLPPLLAKVMIAPIQSFNSIIGRKDFMYRISTVDSVTCDRAYSIDRARKELGYEPRYDLRKGLRETYEWYVENGLIQ; encoded by the coding sequence TTGAAGGTCTTGGTCACAGGAGCTTCCGGATTCCTTGGAAGGTATGTGGTGGACGAGCTATTGAGGGAAGGCCATGACGTATTTGGAGGGGTCAGGGCGACCAGCAATATATCGCACCTCAAGGAGAAAGGGGTAGGGCTGGTACCCTTCGACCTGGTGGACAAAGACATCATGTCCTCGGCGGTCAAAGGTATGGATGCCGTCATCCATCTGGCGGCATATTACACCTTCAGCGGGAAGAAGGAGCTTTACCAGCGGCTGAACGTCGACGCGACAAAAGAGCTCGCGCGACTATGCCTTGAGAACGGCATCTCGAGGCTCGTCTATTGCAGCTCGACCGAGGCCATGGGACCTGTTGACGGGATCGCGGACGAGACCGCGCCTTTGAGGCCAGTATATGAATATGGAAGATCGAAGGCCATGGCGGAGGCAGCCCTGTCCGAGCTCGCATCCAAAGGTCTGGACCATGTGGTCCTCAGACCCTCTGGAATATATGGGCCTCACAATGTCGACGACGTCTCATATTGGTTCATAACCTCATACGGTCGAAGACTTGCGACCAAATTCATCATTGGGACAGGGAAGAACAGGATACAGTTCGTACATGTCGCTGACGTTGCCAGGGCCTTCTCCCAGGCGCTATCGAGCAAGGCCGCCAAAGGGAGAACTTACATAATCAGCGAGGGAAGGTCATATACATATGAGGAGGTCTATGCCATACTTGGAGAGATAACTGGCATTCCTCCCCCGAGGCTGCATCTGCCGCCGTTGTTGGCCAAGGTCATGATAGCTCCCATTCAATCTTTCAATTCAATTATCGGCAGGAAGGATTTTATGTACAGGATATCCACGGTCGACTCCGTGACCTGTGACCGGGCCTATTCTATAGACAGGGCCAGAAAGGAGCTTGGATATGAGCCAAGGTATGATCTGAGAAAAGGGCTTCGGGAAACCTATGAATGGTATGTGGAGAACGGTCTTATCCAATGA
- a CDS encoding type II glyceraldehyde-3-phosphate dehydrogenase, with protein MKIKVGINGFGTIGKRAAWAVTKQDDMELIGVTKTKPSFEARIAIENGYPLYAACEEDLAEFDKAGIRTAGTLDELLKKVDIIIDTTPGGVGESYKPKYEAAGVKAIFQGGEDHGVAGISFNAMANYHESWGARFVRVVSCNTTGLCRTLYPLDKEIGIERVIASLIRRGADPGDRKGSMLNAIEPSLKLPTHHGPDVQTIMPWLKIQTMAVVTPTTLMHVHCIAVDLKRRSKEEEILEIWRKTPRVRFVSGKEGIKSTGQVMELARDMGRPRGDMMDIAVWKDGIKVVDDHLYYYQAIHQESDVVPEIVDCIRSMTKLEKDPMASIAKTDKALGLT; from the coding sequence ATGAAGATCAAGGTAGGGATCAATGGTTTTGGCACCATTGGAAAGAGGGCAGCATGGGCCGTCACCAAGCAGGATGATATGGAGCTCATCGGGGTGACGAAGACCAAGCCAAGCTTCGAGGCCAGGATCGCCATTGAGAACGGTTATCCATTATACGCCGCCTGCGAGGAGGACCTCGCGGAGTTCGATAAGGCCGGGATCAGGACAGCTGGGACCTTGGATGAACTATTGAAGAAGGTGGATATCATCATCGATACCACGCCCGGTGGGGTCGGCGAGAGCTACAAGCCGAAATATGAGGCGGCAGGGGTCAAGGCCATTTTTCAAGGGGGCGAGGACCACGGTGTCGCGGGTATATCCTTCAATGCGATGGCCAATTACCATGAGTCCTGGGGGGCTAGGTTCGTCAGGGTGGTCTCATGCAACACGACCGGCCTATGCAGGACGCTCTATCCGCTTGACAAGGAGATCGGCATTGAAAGGGTCATAGCCTCGTTGATAAGGAGGGGCGCTGACCCGGGGGACAGGAAAGGCTCGATGTTGAACGCCATTGAACCATCCTTGAAGCTTCCCACCCATCATGGCCCAGATGTGCAGACGATCATGCCATGGCTCAAGATCCAGACGATGGCCGTGGTGACCCCCACCACGCTTATGCATGTCCATTGCATCGCCGTCGACCTCAAGAGGAGGTCGAAGGAGGAAGAGATATTGGAGATTTGGAGGAAGACCCCACGTGTCCGTTTCGTAAGTGGGAAGGAGGGGATCAAGTCCACAGGTCAGGTCATGGAACTTGCAAGGGACATGGGGCGACCGAGGGGGGATATGATGGACATAGCGGTCTGGAAGGACGGCATCAAGGTCGTCGACGACCATCTGTATTACTATCAGGCCATCCACCAGGAGAGCGATGTCGTGCCAGAGATAGTGGACTGCATCAGGTCTATGACCAAGCTCGAGAAGGACCCGATGGCCTCTATCGCTAAGACAGACAAGGCACTTGGATTGACATAA